One genomic region from Neoarius graeffei isolate fNeoGra1 chromosome 4, fNeoGra1.pri, whole genome shotgun sequence encodes:
- the LOC132885238 gene encoding FYVE, RhoGEF and PH domain-containing protein 5-like isoform X2 — MSAELREHYMNPKSQVQASHPMPGKCCQNQGCKPPIFSKAKSNPTQGHGLNIYLKRQTKQNLRPVHSEQHLLKNHRKEVRIQWEESQLTEDVEQKPWKGIKCKEGSVQWEELAQANQEEQENILEQLGCGEELAQRNGFDWKMGLDQSEGFNLCEEQGSVKLLSDSYSKVEEEIQGLDIQQHMEEERKEGSVNGKTRSLVIPVDSKLSSTYSLHKQIVHKDGINRNKTQTPVMLSDKTYTNDMFTDPKFLNGFYPNNIYINGLNTDALTTDRTEIVTMFPEVCDAGEALADTDGFSEYDLFEHIEPSWKSGVEDVGDCGDTVMLSVEGDSENSSGSLSTFGEEGIETVEEQEQVKNLSLFRNSHSDPSVYPKSEREAEMFSEFSDHCFSSLCSSESEITSDEVERTETKQNHENAQNGPETEQLASFEFKAGDCSSTSITSVFSSVSLQPEEQKSQQMQEDHRDGQEVERSDILCGKTVMPTKMFEEHVYEETEPTFQTKDFLQTKKYLMTRSISVETPRLDPLSSTISGKGRLMLHPQSYYTRHNYLGDSLPALTGSLGCLSPGSPCPPAVDIPPPFELSSITRRPIRKSTPALPSDVTACNRKLDFGLKRYFLPLRFLRKTERRTDTSRSVSSRSSSESSPQGSCRRLNLIRQCTESPELHRTQDNSVPSSPSSLRLHKNMYRQGVSTPLNNNFGSASPSSWDMSRIESDDLIHSLFVQPFPLSKPRSFSSPNVDSSIYENVLNTSPHYENVQVRLLSPSNQNHRNQSSANDTDGYVDMSSLPSFQSKSSANEQETESAYTICSPMVRSDGTVSVSVGEVCTKEEGKKASERMTVNCSRAFYIVKELLDSETQHVKALKLLNETVGADEQLMKLWSDLPAICSLHQDFHTQLESRIKDWDQNGGIADILLAKKAKFSVLSSFISQHDSKVRTMEQMENTLDIGALKQQLLKVIARVLQYRMLLTDYKSNLSLVSREYEDTQAALVMVSDVADQAKDSLKNGAALLRLVNIEHSVQGLKNLLQPGRVFVKEGTLMKVSRKCKQPRHLFLMSDIMLYTYPQQDGKYRLINTLALTGMEVTRHLIENTQNALKIEVKDISITLLASSSIERDDWFVTLNRTVADLGSLLIEPPGCFEVGEKSGVCLGENAPPLVSVSQVAVCMNCPVHFSLTHRRHHCHACGKVVCRDCCRNKVPLKYMKNRRAKVCDKCYSELCKNEGDVAMLMESSSRPLSAVFHNIHPASLWRSRKGHLSFNQVTGSEGEMSGTLQRSRNSKRSWKSLWFLLKDKVLYTYPQPEERVACESLPLLGFSVKSENEAESSVFQLYHNTTLYYTFKAQDTHTAQRWVSAMEEATVL; from the exons ATGAGTGCAG AATTACGGGAGCATTACATGAATCCCAAATCCCAGGTCCAAGCCAGTCACCCAATGCCTGGAAAGTGCTGCCAGAATCAGGGATGTAAACCCCCTATTTTCTCCAAAGCAAAATCAAACCCAACACAGGGTCACGGTTTAAATATTTATCTAAAGAGACAAACTAAACAAAACCTAAGGCCTGTTCATTCAGAACAGCATCTACTGAAAAACCATAGGAAGGAGGTACGGATACAATGGGAGGAATCACAACTGACAGAGGATGTGGAACAAAAACCATGGAAAGGCATAAAATGTAAAGAGGGGTCTGTGCAATGGGAGGAGCTTGCACAAGCAAATCAGGAAGAACAGGAAAATATACTAGAACAGTTGGGCTGTGGGGAGGAGCTGGCACAGAGGAATGGGTTCGATTGGAAGATGGGTTTAGACCAGAGTGAGGGATTTAACTTATGTGAAGAACAAGGCTCAGTGAAGCTTCTCTCTGATTCCTACAGTAAAGTAGAGGAGGAAATACAAGGACTGGACATACAGCAACATATGGAagaggaaaggaaggaaggaagtgtgAATGGTAAAACAAGATCACTTGTGATACCTGTTGATTCCAAGCTCTCATCTACATATTCACTTCATAAGCAAATAGTGCACAAAGATGGAATAAATCGAAACAAAACTCAGACACCGGTAATGTTGTCTGACAAAACATATACTAATGACATGTTCACTGATCCAAAATTTCTAAATGGATTTTACCCTAATAATATTTATATAAATGGACTCAACACAGATGCTTTGACCACAGATCGAACTGAAATAGTCACAATGTTCCCAGAGGTGTGTGATGCAGGTGAGGCATTGGCAGATACTGATGGCTTTTCAGAGTATGATCTCTTTGAACATATTGAACCCTCTTGGAAGTCAGGGGTTGAAGATGTGGGTGACTGTGGAGATACAGTAATGCTGTCTGTGGAAGGGGACTCGGAGAACTCAAGTGGATCGCTATCTACTTTTGGGGAGGAGGGCATTGAAACAGTAGAGGAACAGGAACAGGTGAAAAACCTTTCGCTGTTCAGAAATTCTCATTCAGATCCATCAGTTTATCCAAAATCTGAGAGAGAAGCTGAAATGTTCTCTGAGTTTTCTGACCATTGCTTCTCTTCATTATGCTCTTCTGAGTCTGAGATTACCTCAGATGAAGTGGAAAGAACTGAGACCAAGCAAAATCATGAAAATGCTCAGAATGGGCCAGAAACTGAACAACTTGCATCATTTGAATTCAAAGCAGGTGACTGTAGTTCAACTTCTATAACAAGTGTCTTTTCCAGTGTTTCTCTACAACCTGAAGAGCAAAAGTCACAGCAGATGCAAGAGGACCATCGTGATGGACAAGAGGTAGAAAGATCAGATATTCTATGTGGTAAGACAGTTATGCCAACAAAGATGTTCGAAGAGCATGTGTATGAAGAAACTGAGCCAACGTTCCAAACCAAAGACTTCTTGCAGACCAAGAAGTATTTAATGACGCGTTCCATATCCGTAGAAACCCCTCGACTGGATCCACTGAGTAGCACAATATCAGGAAAAGGGCGTTTAATGCTACACCCACAGTCGTACTACACACGACATAATTACCTTGGAGATAGTTTGCCTGCTTTGACTGGTTCATTAGGATGTCTCTCACCAGGAAGTCCTTGCCCACCTGCTGTGGACATACCACCTCCTTTTGAGCTATCTTCCATCACAAGAAGGCCAATCCGAAAGAGTACACCTGCTCTGCCAAGTGATGTGACCGCCTGCAACAGGAAACTTGACTTTGGCCTTAAACGTTACTTCTTACCATTACGGTTTCTGAGGAAAACTGAGAGAAGGACAGATACTAGTCGCTCTGTGTCATCTAGGTCCTCTTCGGAGTCAAGTCCACAGGGCTCTTGCCGGAGGTTGAATTTAATAAGACAATGTACAGAAAGCCCTGAGCTTCACAGGACACAAGACAATTCAGTTCCATCATCCCCATCTTCTCTTCGTTTACACAAGAACATGTACAGGCAAGGTGTAAGCACTCCTTTGAATAACAATTTTGGGTCAGCTAGTCCCAGCTCATGGGATATGTCAAGGATAGAGTCAGATGACTTGATCCACTCCCTTTTTGTACAGCCCTTCCCCCTTTCCAAACCTCGGTCTTTCTCCTCCCCTAATGTGGACTCATCAATTTATGAGAATGTTTTAAACACAAGTCCCCACTATGAAAATGTGCAGGTCCGCCTCTTATCGCCCTCCAATCAGAATCATCGAAACCAGAGTTCAGCCAATGACACTGATGGTTACGTGGACATGAGCAGTCTACCGAGCTTTCAGAGCAAAAGCTCAGCAAACGAGCAAGAGACAGAGAG TGCATACACGATCTGCTCTCCTATGGTGAGGTCAGATGGAACGGTGAGTGTATCTGTAGGTGAAGTGTGTACAaaagaggaggggaaaaaagcatCCGAAAGAATG ACTGTTAATTGTTCTAGAGCATTTTACATTGTGAAAGAGCTGCTGGACAGTGAAACACA GCATGTAAAGGCTTTAAAGCTTCTAAATGAG ACTGTAGGTGCAGATGAGCAGCTGATGAAACTTTGGAGTGATTTACCTGCAATTTGTTCACTCCACCAAGACTTTCACACTCAACTGGAAAGCCGCATTAAAGACTG GGATCAGAATGGAGGCATTGCTGACATCCTCTTGGCAAAGAAAGCAAAATTTTCAGTTTTGTCTTCCTTTATTAGCCAGCATGACTCCAAAGTGAGGACTATGGAGCAGATGGAGAACACA CTGGACATCGGTGCTCTCAAACAGCAGTTGCTGAAGGTGATAGCTCGAGTCCTACAATACCGCATGCTTCTAACAG ATTACAAAAGTAATCTGTCACTAGTCTCCAGAGAGTATGAGGATACACAAG CTGCTCTGGTGATGGTCTCGGATGTAGCTGATCAGGCAAAGGACAGCCTCAAGAATGGA GCAGCTCTCCTGCGTCTGGTCAATATTGAGCACAGTGTTCAGGGACTAAAGAACCTGCTTCAGCCTGGGAGG GTGTTTGTGAAAGAGGGAACCCTGATGAAGGTCAGCAGGAAGTGCAAACAGCCACGTCATCTATTCTTG ATGAGTGATATAATGCTTTATACGTACCCTCAACAAGATGGCAAATACAGACTCATTAATACATTAGCGCTGACAGGGATGGAG GTTACTAGACATTTGATTGAAAATACTCAGAATGCTTTGAAGATTGAGGTGAAAGACATTAGTATCACACTGTTAGCAAG CTCTTCTATTGAGAGGGATGATTGGTTTGTTACGCTGAATCGGACAGTAGCTGACCTTGGGTCATTACTGATAGAACCACCTGGCTGTTTTGAG GTTGGGGAGAAGTCAGGGGTATGTCTCGGGGAGAACGCACCACCTCTGGTGTCAGTTTCCCAGGTAGCAGTGTGTATGAACTGCCCCGTCCATTTCAGCCTCACACACCGAAGGCATCACTGCCATGCCTGTGGCAag GTTGTGTGCAGAGACTGCTGCAGGAACAAAGTCCCCCTGAAATACATGAAAAACAGACGAGCCAAAGTATGTGATAAGTGCTACAGTGAGCTTTGCAAGAATG AAGGTGATGTTGCTATGCTTATGGAAAGCTCCAGTCGGCCACTGTCTGCCGTTTTCCACAACATTCACCCAGCCAGTCTGTGGAGGAGTCGCAAAGGCCACTTATCCTTCAACCAG GTGACAGGATCAGAGGGTGAGATGAGTGGGACTCTGCAGAGGAGTCGAAATAGCAAGCGAAGCTGGAAGAGTCTGTGGTTTCTTCTCAAAGATAAAGTGCTTTATACATATCCACAGCCTGAG GAGAGGGTTGCATGTGAGTCCCTTCCTCTGCTGGGTTTCTCAGTAAAGTCTGAGAATGAAGCAGAGAGCAGTGTGTTTCAGCTCTACCACAACACTACACTTTATTACACATTCAAGGCTCAGGATACACACACAGCACAGAG
- the LOC132885238 gene encoding FYVE, RhoGEF and PH domain-containing protein 5-like isoform X3, which yields MSAELREHYMNPKSQVQASHPMPGKCCQNQGCKPPIFSKAKSNPTQGHGLNIYLKRQTKQNLRPVHSEQHLLKNHRKEVRIQWEESQLTEDVEQKPWKGIKCKEGSVQWEELAQANQEEQENILEQLGCGEELAQRNGFDWKMGLDQSEGFNLCEEQGSVKLLSDSYSKVEEEIQGLDIQQHMEEERKEGSVNGKTRSLVIPVDSKLSSTYSLHKQIVHKDGINRNKTQTPVMLSDKTYTNDMFTDPKFLNGFYPNNIYINGLNTDALTTDRTEIVTMFPEVCDAGEALADTDGFSEYDLFEHIEPSWKSGVEDVGDCGDTVMLSVEGDSENSSGSLSTFGEEGIETVEEQEQVKNLSLFRNSHSDPSVYPKSEREAEMFSEFSDHCFSSLCSSESEITSDEVERTETKQNHENAQNGPETEQLASFEFKAGDCSSTSITSVFSSVSLQPEEQKSQQMQEDHRDGQEVERSDILCGKTVMPTKMFEEHVYEETEPTFQTKDFLQTKKYLMTRSISVETPRLDPLSSTISGKGRLMLHPQSYYTRHNYLGDSLPALTGSLGCLSPGSPCPPAVDIPPPFELSSITRRPIRKSTPALPSDVTACNRKLDFGLKRYFLPLRFLRKTERRTDTSRSVSSRSSSESSPQGSCRRLNLIRQCTESPELHRTQDNSVPSSPSSLRLHKNMYRQGVSTPLNNNFGSASPSSWDMSRIESDDLIHSLFVQPFPLSKPRSFSSPNVDSSIYENVLNTSPHYENVQVRLLSPSNQNHRNQSSANDTDGYVDMSSLPSFQSKSSANEQETESAYTICSPMVRSDGTVSVSVGEVCTKEEGKKASERMTVNCSRAFYIVKELLDSETQHVKALKLLNETVGADEQLMKLWSDLPAICSLHQDFHTQLESRIKDWDQNGGIADILLAKKAKFSVLSSFISQHDSKVRTMEQMENTQLDIGALKQQLLKVIARVLQYRMLLTDYKSNLSLVSREYEDTQAALVMVSDVADQAKDSLKNGVFVKEGTLMKVSRKCKQPRHLFLMSDIMLYTYPQQDGKYRLINTLALTGMEVTRHLIENTQNALKIEVKDISITLLASSSIERDDWFVTLNRTVADLGSLLIEPPGCFEVGEKSGVCLGENAPPLVSVSQVAVCMNCPVHFSLTHRRHHCHACGKVVCRDCCRNKVPLKYMKNRRAKVCDKCYSELCKNEGDVAMLMESSSRPLSAVFHNIHPASLWRSRKGHLSFNQVTGSEGEMSGTLQRSRNSKRSWKSLWFLLKDKVLYTYPQPEERVACESLPLLGFSVKSENEAESSVFQLYHNTTLYYTFKAQDTHTAQRWVSAMEEATVL from the exons ATGAGTGCAG AATTACGGGAGCATTACATGAATCCCAAATCCCAGGTCCAAGCCAGTCACCCAATGCCTGGAAAGTGCTGCCAGAATCAGGGATGTAAACCCCCTATTTTCTCCAAAGCAAAATCAAACCCAACACAGGGTCACGGTTTAAATATTTATCTAAAGAGACAAACTAAACAAAACCTAAGGCCTGTTCATTCAGAACAGCATCTACTGAAAAACCATAGGAAGGAGGTACGGATACAATGGGAGGAATCACAACTGACAGAGGATGTGGAACAAAAACCATGGAAAGGCATAAAATGTAAAGAGGGGTCTGTGCAATGGGAGGAGCTTGCACAAGCAAATCAGGAAGAACAGGAAAATATACTAGAACAGTTGGGCTGTGGGGAGGAGCTGGCACAGAGGAATGGGTTCGATTGGAAGATGGGTTTAGACCAGAGTGAGGGATTTAACTTATGTGAAGAACAAGGCTCAGTGAAGCTTCTCTCTGATTCCTACAGTAAAGTAGAGGAGGAAATACAAGGACTGGACATACAGCAACATATGGAagaggaaaggaaggaaggaagtgtgAATGGTAAAACAAGATCACTTGTGATACCTGTTGATTCCAAGCTCTCATCTACATATTCACTTCATAAGCAAATAGTGCACAAAGATGGAATAAATCGAAACAAAACTCAGACACCGGTAATGTTGTCTGACAAAACATATACTAATGACATGTTCACTGATCCAAAATTTCTAAATGGATTTTACCCTAATAATATTTATATAAATGGACTCAACACAGATGCTTTGACCACAGATCGAACTGAAATAGTCACAATGTTCCCAGAGGTGTGTGATGCAGGTGAGGCATTGGCAGATACTGATGGCTTTTCAGAGTATGATCTCTTTGAACATATTGAACCCTCTTGGAAGTCAGGGGTTGAAGATGTGGGTGACTGTGGAGATACAGTAATGCTGTCTGTGGAAGGGGACTCGGAGAACTCAAGTGGATCGCTATCTACTTTTGGGGAGGAGGGCATTGAAACAGTAGAGGAACAGGAACAGGTGAAAAACCTTTCGCTGTTCAGAAATTCTCATTCAGATCCATCAGTTTATCCAAAATCTGAGAGAGAAGCTGAAATGTTCTCTGAGTTTTCTGACCATTGCTTCTCTTCATTATGCTCTTCTGAGTCTGAGATTACCTCAGATGAAGTGGAAAGAACTGAGACCAAGCAAAATCATGAAAATGCTCAGAATGGGCCAGAAACTGAACAACTTGCATCATTTGAATTCAAAGCAGGTGACTGTAGTTCAACTTCTATAACAAGTGTCTTTTCCAGTGTTTCTCTACAACCTGAAGAGCAAAAGTCACAGCAGATGCAAGAGGACCATCGTGATGGACAAGAGGTAGAAAGATCAGATATTCTATGTGGTAAGACAGTTATGCCAACAAAGATGTTCGAAGAGCATGTGTATGAAGAAACTGAGCCAACGTTCCAAACCAAAGACTTCTTGCAGACCAAGAAGTATTTAATGACGCGTTCCATATCCGTAGAAACCCCTCGACTGGATCCACTGAGTAGCACAATATCAGGAAAAGGGCGTTTAATGCTACACCCACAGTCGTACTACACACGACATAATTACCTTGGAGATAGTTTGCCTGCTTTGACTGGTTCATTAGGATGTCTCTCACCAGGAAGTCCTTGCCCACCTGCTGTGGACATACCACCTCCTTTTGAGCTATCTTCCATCACAAGAAGGCCAATCCGAAAGAGTACACCTGCTCTGCCAAGTGATGTGACCGCCTGCAACAGGAAACTTGACTTTGGCCTTAAACGTTACTTCTTACCATTACGGTTTCTGAGGAAAACTGAGAGAAGGACAGATACTAGTCGCTCTGTGTCATCTAGGTCCTCTTCGGAGTCAAGTCCACAGGGCTCTTGCCGGAGGTTGAATTTAATAAGACAATGTACAGAAAGCCCTGAGCTTCACAGGACACAAGACAATTCAGTTCCATCATCCCCATCTTCTCTTCGTTTACACAAGAACATGTACAGGCAAGGTGTAAGCACTCCTTTGAATAACAATTTTGGGTCAGCTAGTCCCAGCTCATGGGATATGTCAAGGATAGAGTCAGATGACTTGATCCACTCCCTTTTTGTACAGCCCTTCCCCCTTTCCAAACCTCGGTCTTTCTCCTCCCCTAATGTGGACTCATCAATTTATGAGAATGTTTTAAACACAAGTCCCCACTATGAAAATGTGCAGGTCCGCCTCTTATCGCCCTCCAATCAGAATCATCGAAACCAGAGTTCAGCCAATGACACTGATGGTTACGTGGACATGAGCAGTCTACCGAGCTTTCAGAGCAAAAGCTCAGCAAACGAGCAAGAGACAGAGAG TGCATACACGATCTGCTCTCCTATGGTGAGGTCAGATGGAACGGTGAGTGTATCTGTAGGTGAAGTGTGTACAaaagaggaggggaaaaaagcatCCGAAAGAATG ACTGTTAATTGTTCTAGAGCATTTTACATTGTGAAAGAGCTGCTGGACAGTGAAACACA GCATGTAAAGGCTTTAAAGCTTCTAAATGAG ACTGTAGGTGCAGATGAGCAGCTGATGAAACTTTGGAGTGATTTACCTGCAATTTGTTCACTCCACCAAGACTTTCACACTCAACTGGAAAGCCGCATTAAAGACTG GGATCAGAATGGAGGCATTGCTGACATCCTCTTGGCAAAGAAAGCAAAATTTTCAGTTTTGTCTTCCTTTATTAGCCAGCATGACTCCAAAGTGAGGACTATGGAGCAGATGGAGAACACA CAGCTGGACATCGGTGCTCTCAAACAGCAGTTGCTGAAGGTGATAGCTCGAGTCCTACAATACCGCATGCTTCTAACAG ATTACAAAAGTAATCTGTCACTAGTCTCCAGAGAGTATGAGGATACACAAG CTGCTCTGGTGATGGTCTCGGATGTAGCTGATCAGGCAAAGGACAGCCTCAAGAATGGA GTGTTTGTGAAAGAGGGAACCCTGATGAAGGTCAGCAGGAAGTGCAAACAGCCACGTCATCTATTCTTG ATGAGTGATATAATGCTTTATACGTACCCTCAACAAGATGGCAAATACAGACTCATTAATACATTAGCGCTGACAGGGATGGAG GTTACTAGACATTTGATTGAAAATACTCAGAATGCTTTGAAGATTGAGGTGAAAGACATTAGTATCACACTGTTAGCAAG CTCTTCTATTGAGAGGGATGATTGGTTTGTTACGCTGAATCGGACAGTAGCTGACCTTGGGTCATTACTGATAGAACCACCTGGCTGTTTTGAG GTTGGGGAGAAGTCAGGGGTATGTCTCGGGGAGAACGCACCACCTCTGGTGTCAGTTTCCCAGGTAGCAGTGTGTATGAACTGCCCCGTCCATTTCAGCCTCACACACCGAAGGCATCACTGCCATGCCTGTGGCAag GTTGTGTGCAGAGACTGCTGCAGGAACAAAGTCCCCCTGAAATACATGAAAAACAGACGAGCCAAAGTATGTGATAAGTGCTACAGTGAGCTTTGCAAGAATG AAGGTGATGTTGCTATGCTTATGGAAAGCTCCAGTCGGCCACTGTCTGCCGTTTTCCACAACATTCACCCAGCCAGTCTGTGGAGGAGTCGCAAAGGCCACTTATCCTTCAACCAG GTGACAGGATCAGAGGGTGAGATGAGTGGGACTCTGCAGAGGAGTCGAAATAGCAAGCGAAGCTGGAAGAGTCTGTGGTTTCTTCTCAAAGATAAAGTGCTTTATACATATCCACAGCCTGAG GAGAGGGTTGCATGTGAGTCCCTTCCTCTGCTGGGTTTCTCAGTAAAGTCTGAGAATGAAGCAGAGAGCAGTGTGTTTCAGCTCTACCACAACACTACACTTTATTACACATTCAAGGCTCAGGATACACACACAGCACAGAG